The Bifidobacterium animalis subsp. animalis ATCC 25527 genome has a segment encoding these proteins:
- a CDS encoding glycoside hydrolase family 2 TIM barrel-domain containing protein, which yields MNEETLQEVAEEKATEPPRNDVPSTDGALQSEEPTAAWLTDPRVFAVNRLPGHTDHNCADDQSGALKQHLDGEWAVKVVPSHLDRLPTESLDEHWQHAHLPPAFASRSFADGDFTRVQVPGCLEMQGLMRPQYVNIQYPWDGHENPQAPSVPTDNLVALYRRAFTADDRVGEALSRGERVSLTFHGAVTAIYVWLNGVFVGYAEDSYTPSEFDVTEALHAGENLLAVACFQYSSASWLEDQDSWRFHGLFRDVELEVRPHAHVRDMLAHADWNVDAQCGELAVELDLDGAWCAANVELRLSTWEEHADGAALLWSATVESAPKIRYATTCEQVLPWSAEQPNLYVLEAVVRNANGRVLETARTRIGFRHVEIRDGVLELNGERIVFHGVNRHEFDARRGRSVTEEDMLWDVRFMKRHNINAVRTSHYPNQTRWMELCDEYGLYVIDEANLETHGSWNLPGDTADGVSIPGDDVRWQPACVDRVESMVRRDRNHACVVAWSLGNESYAGDVIRAMGNRCRELDPTRPVHYEGVTWNREYDDISDFESRMYAKPDEIREYLESDPAKPYISCEFMHAMGNSVGGLGEYVALERYPQYQGGFIWDFIDQALWQRLDDGTERLAYGGDFGDRPSDYEFSGDGIVFADRTVSAKAQEVKAQYAGVRLEPDGRGVRVTNTNAFQGTSSTVFVARMLLDGREAWSKSYEFEVAAGSARSFDIGFPDVHSLPDGGVMHEVVYEVSQQLAHDTAWAEAGYEIAWGQAVVRPHASGRSGSKMNDAFDDDNLQIVTLGRWNAGVRVGRREILLSRTHGGVISLRDGEREYVIRVPKLLTFRPLTDNDRGMSSGFDRVQWFGAGRYARVVTGVGQVYHDELTGDLCGEYWYELADGAQTQVPIRYRIDSQLRMHIELEYTGCAGAPSLPAFGLEWMLPKQYENLEFYGRGPAETYRDRKRAKLGIWNTTAQEDMAPYLVPQETGNHEDVRWAYVFDADCHGLLVEADDSLALSLLPHSSLEIENATHQNELAQPRHMFLRLLAGQMGVGGDDSWGAPVHDRYLLPADEPLKLAVTISML from the coding sequence TACCGACCACAATTGCGCCGACGATCAGTCCGGCGCGTTGAAGCAGCACCTCGACGGCGAATGGGCGGTGAAGGTGGTGCCCTCGCACTTGGATCGGCTCCCCACGGAGAGCTTGGATGAGCATTGGCAGCACGCCCACCTTCCGCCGGCATTCGCATCGCGCAGCTTCGCCGATGGCGACTTCACCCGTGTGCAGGTGCCGGGGTGTCTGGAGATGCAGGGGCTCATGCGTCCGCAATATGTGAACATCCAATATCCGTGGGATGGCCATGAAAATCCGCAGGCACCCTCCGTTCCCACAGACAATCTGGTCGCACTGTACCGGCGTGCGTTCACTGCCGATGATCGCGTGGGCGAGGCGCTGTCCCGCGGGGAGCGCGTGAGTCTGACCTTCCACGGTGCGGTGACGGCGATCTACGTGTGGCTCAACGGCGTGTTCGTGGGGTACGCAGAGGATTCCTACACCCCCAGCGAGTTCGATGTGACCGAGGCGCTGCATGCGGGGGAGAATCTGCTTGCCGTGGCGTGCTTCCAATACTCGAGTGCGAGTTGGCTGGAAGACCAGGATTCCTGGCGTTTCCACGGATTGTTCCGCGACGTGGAGCTGGAGGTGCGACCTCACGCCCATGTTCGCGACATGCTTGCGCATGCGGATTGGAATGTGGATGCGCAGTGCGGTGAGCTCGCCGTCGAACTCGATCTCGACGGGGCGTGGTGTGCGGCCAATGTGGAGCTGCGGCTCAGCACATGGGAAGAGCACGCAGACGGCGCGGCCCTGCTGTGGAGCGCGACGGTGGAGTCTGCCCCGAAGATCCGCTACGCCACGACATGCGAACAGGTGCTGCCGTGGAGCGCGGAGCAGCCGAATCTGTACGTTCTCGAGGCTGTGGTGCGCAATGCGAATGGTCGTGTGCTGGAAACCGCGCGCACGCGCATCGGATTCCGCCATGTGGAGATTCGCGATGGCGTGCTCGAGCTCAACGGCGAACGCATTGTGTTCCATGGCGTCAACCGGCACGAATTCGACGCGCGGCGCGGACGCAGCGTCACCGAGGAGGACATGCTGTGGGATGTGCGGTTCATGAAGCGGCACAACATCAATGCCGTGCGCACCTCGCATTACCCGAATCAGACGCGGTGGATGGAACTGTGCGACGAATACGGACTCTATGTGATCGACGAGGCCAATCTGGAGACGCATGGCAGCTGGAATCTGCCCGGTGACACGGCCGATGGCGTCTCGATACCGGGGGACGACGTGCGTTGGCAGCCGGCTTGCGTGGACCGTGTGGAGAGCATGGTGCGCCGAGACCGAAACCATGCGTGCGTGGTCGCGTGGTCGCTCGGCAACGAATCGTACGCGGGCGATGTGATCCGCGCGATGGGGAATCGCTGCCGAGAGCTCGACCCCACCCGGCCGGTGCACTACGAGGGCGTGACCTGGAACCGTGAATACGACGACATCAGCGATTTCGAATCGCGTATGTATGCGAAGCCCGATGAGATTCGCGAATACCTGGAAAGTGATCCGGCGAAACCGTACATCTCCTGCGAATTCATGCATGCGATGGGCAATTCGGTGGGAGGACTGGGTGAATACGTCGCCTTGGAGCGCTACCCGCAATACCAAGGCGGCTTCATCTGGGACTTCATAGATCAGGCACTATGGCAGCGGCTCGACGACGGCACGGAACGCCTGGCCTATGGCGGCGATTTCGGCGACAGGCCGAGTGATTACGAGTTCAGCGGCGATGGCATTGTGTTCGCCGACCGGACCGTGTCGGCGAAGGCGCAAGAGGTGAAGGCACAATATGCCGGCGTGCGTCTCGAACCGGATGGGCGCGGTGTGCGCGTGACCAATACGAATGCGTTCCAAGGCACCTCGAGCACCGTGTTTGTGGCGCGGATGCTTCTGGACGGACGTGAGGCATGGTCGAAGAGCTATGAGTTCGAGGTGGCGGCCGGAAGCGCCCGAAGCTTCGACATCGGCTTCCCTGACGTGCATAGTCTGCCCGACGGTGGCGTCATGCATGAGGTGGTGTATGAGGTGAGTCAGCAGTTGGCGCATGACACCGCCTGGGCGGAAGCGGGGTATGAGATCGCATGGGGACAGGCCGTGGTGCGTCCCCATGCGAGTGGCCGCAGCGGGTCGAAGATGAATGATGCGTTCGATGACGACAATCTGCAGATCGTCACTCTCGGGCGATGGAACGCCGGAGTGCGTGTTGGGCGGCGTGAGATCCTGCTGTCGCGCACGCATGGCGGAGTCATCTCGTTGCGCGACGGTGAGCGTGAATATGTGATTCGTGTGCCGAAACTGCTCACGTTCCGCCCGCTCACCGACAACGACCGTGGCATGAGCTCCGGTTTCGACCGCGTGCAGTGGTTCGGTGCCGGGCGGTATGCGCGCGTCGTCACCGGCGTGGGCCAGGTGTACCACGACGAGCTCACCGGAGATCTGTGCGGCGAGTACTGGTATGAGTTGGCAGATGGCGCGCAGACGCAGGTGCCGATTCGTTATCGTATCGATTCGCAGTTGCGCATGCATATCGAACTTGAGTATACGGGGTGTGCGGGTGCGCCGAGCCTGCCGGCTTTCGGATTGGAGTGGATGCTGCCGAAACAGTATGAGAATCTGGAATTCTATGGTCGGGGGCCTGCCGAGACCTACCGTGACCGCAAGCGCGCCAAGCTCGGCATCTGGAACACCACGGCGCAGGAGGACATGGCGCCGTATCTGGTGCCTCAGGAAACCGGCAATCACGAGGATGTGCGTTGGGCCTATGTGTTTGACGCCGATTGCCATGGGCTGCTCGTGGAGGCCGACGACTCGCTCGCGCTCAGCCTGCTGCCGCACAGTTCGTTGGAGATCGAAAATGCCACACACCAGAACGAGTTGGCGCAACCACGTCATATGTTCCTGCGCCTGCTCGCAGGGCAGATGGGTGTGGGCGGCGACGACTCGTGGGGCGCTCCTGTTCACGATCGGTATCTGCTGCCGGCAGACGAACCGCTCAAGCTGGCCGTGACAATCAGCATGCTCTGA
- a CDS encoding LacI family DNA-binding transcriptional regulator has product MVTRKDIAEQAGVSQSTVSRLLNGDPTLKVKADTRRKIMRTAAELGYRAFTSRSIAVLNVPPQFDELQDAYFQSLQTELRKVADEQGTTLTFFGSIDSLIAHADDYDGFVATGPTSFQRTDLAHLRDALRYGVFIDTNPAPDWFDSVRPDLSQTMLDALDTLLVDGYTCIGYIGGVGSIMGLHNHTEDIRSLAFSDWSKRLGLPNEQYIYADGPFTVSNGRALAARLLTDHPDDLPNALVIGSDPMAVGVLQAFAEAGVRVPTDIAVVSVDNLPIAQYTAPPLSSYAIDLHELVYAALTTLTDAIARDRHVRRHVLLSTELVRRESLPSKS; this is encoded by the coding sequence ATGGTCACTCGCAAAGACATCGCCGAGCAGGCCGGCGTCTCGCAAAGCACTGTCTCCCGTCTGCTCAACGGTGACCCCACCCTCAAGGTGAAGGCGGATACACGCCGCAAAATCATGCGCACGGCTGCGGAACTTGGCTACCGGGCGTTCACGAGCCGTTCGATAGCCGTGCTCAACGTGCCGCCACAATTCGACGAATTGCAGGACGCCTATTTCCAGTCGCTGCAAACCGAGTTACGCAAGGTCGCGGACGAGCAGGGCACAACGCTCACTTTCTTCGGCTCGATAGACAGTCTCATCGCACACGCCGACGACTACGACGGCTTCGTCGCCACCGGACCCACCTCTTTCCAGCGCACCGATCTGGCCCACCTGCGCGACGCACTCCGCTACGGCGTGTTCATTGACACGAATCCGGCGCCGGACTGGTTCGATTCGGTACGCCCCGACCTGAGCCAAACGATGCTCGATGCCCTCGATACACTTCTCGTCGACGGTTACACGTGCATCGGCTACATCGGTGGCGTCGGCTCGATCATGGGCCTGCACAACCACACCGAAGACATTCGCTCGCTCGCATTCAGCGACTGGAGCAAGCGCCTGGGCTTGCCGAACGAGCAGTATATCTACGCCGACGGCCCGTTCACCGTGAGCAACGGACGCGCACTCGCCGCTCGTCTCCTCACCGACCACCCCGACGATCTTCCCAACGCGCTCGTGATCGGCTCCGACCCTATGGCCGTCGGCGTGCTGCAAGCCTTCGCAGAGGCCGGCGTGCGCGTGCCCACGGACATCGCCGTCGTGAGCGTCGACAATCTGCCGATCGCGCAGTACACCGCACCGCCGCTGAGTTCCTACGCCATCGACCTGCACGAACTCGTCTATGCGGCGCTCACCACACTCACCGACGCCATCGCGCGCGATAGGCACGTGCGCCGGCATGTTCTGCTGAGCACCGAGCTTGTTCGCCGCGAAAGTCTGCCAAGCAAATCATGA
- a CDS encoding HAD family hydrolase: protein MPITDVVFDYCGVLLDWRPELTMEGKVDTSTMRRLLDHADPYGFWHYDLMSDLGWSEEQMLRDFARHHPHDVALNHAMQPYFANYTRAFAGMVDGMPELLRMLRERGYRLWGLTNFSTPFVTLAHSEFPALRLLLDTVVSSEVRCVKPDARIYEIAMERFGIDPAHAMFFDDKYENAKAASESGMHGVQFLSADQAMQAILG from the coding sequence ATGCCGATCACCGACGTCGTATTCGACTACTGCGGAGTGCTGCTCGATTGGCGACCGGAGCTCACCATGGAGGGCAAGGTCGACACGTCCACCATGCGGCGTCTGCTCGATCATGCAGATCCTTACGGATTCTGGCACTATGACCTGATGAGCGATCTCGGCTGGAGCGAGGAGCAGATGCTGCGCGATTTCGCGCGACATCACCCGCATGACGTCGCGCTCAACCACGCAATGCAGCCCTATTTCGCGAACTACACGCGCGCGTTCGCCGGCATGGTCGACGGCATGCCGGAACTGCTCCGCATGCTGCGTGAGCGCGGGTATAGGCTCTGGGGCCTGACCAATTTCAGCACACCGTTCGTCACGCTTGCACACAGCGAATTCCCGGCTCTGCGTCTGCTCCTCGACACGGTCGTGTCGTCAGAGGTGCGTTGCGTGAAACCGGACGCGCGCATCTACGAGATTGCGATGGAACGCTTCGGCATCGATCCGGCACATGCCATGTTCTTCGACGACAAATACGAGAACGCGAAGGCGGCGAGCGAATCGGGCATGCATGGCGTGCAGTTCCTCAGCGCAGACCAGGCGATGCAGGCCATACTCGGGTAA
- a CDS encoding DUF4190 domain-containing protein, whose product MRLCRAFLQYALHMTTNDTFGSPYSSPDPNEHGDNPYVGDLGYSQAPQQAYTAQYATPQPNYTQQYVPQPNYTQQYPPQGAYGYPMAAVDQWNGMCIAGFICSFFFPLVGLVLSIIALVQINKTGEKSRGMAIAGIVIGGISTALALIAIIMVICGLVIGLGALAETGWDNYEYHYDTHSDYSQFDEVGADYLAHIRSVDQLMKTV is encoded by the coding sequence ATGCGCCTATGCCGTGCGTTCTTGCAGTATGCTTTGCATATGACTACAAACGATACCTTCGGCTCACCGTACTCGTCTCCGGACCCCAACGAGCATGGCGACAATCCGTACGTCGGAGACCTCGGCTACTCGCAGGCCCCTCAGCAGGCATACACGGCACAGTATGCGACTCCGCAGCCAAACTACACGCAACAGTATGTTCCGCAGCCGAATTACACGCAGCAGTACCCTCCACAGGGTGCCTACGGTTATCCCATGGCTGCGGTGGACCAGTGGAACGGCATGTGCATTGCCGGTTTCATCTGCTCGTTCTTCTTCCCGCTCGTCGGCCTCGTGCTTTCGATCATCGCGCTCGTGCAGATCAACAAAACCGGCGAGAAGAGCCGAGGCATGGCCATCGCCGGCATTGTAATCGGCGGCATCTCGACGGCGCTCGCTCTCATCGCAATCATCATGGTCATCTGCGGATTGGTGATTGGGCTCGGCGCGCTCGCCGAAACAGGATGGGACAATTACGAGTACCACTACGATACCCACAGCGACTACTCGCAGTTCGACGAGGTGGGTGCAGATTACCTTGCGCATATACGCTCTGTGGACCAGCTCATGAAAACGGTGTGA
- a CDS encoding DUF4190 domain-containing protein, with amino-acid sequence MTNYQPNYDPNNPYAQGSSEPPMQQDPNQTPFAQPQYGDYGAQGNAQQPYGQPQYGQQSPYAQPQYGQYAQGGGQQYGQPDYTQNMPNYAPYGQYNQSQYGNGYSPEPTTWNGLCIAGFVCSFLVPIVGLILSIVALTQINRTGEKSRGMAIAGIVISIVVWVFSFAWVGALGGMF; translated from the coding sequence ATGACGAATTACCAGCCGAATTACGATCCGAACAATCCATATGCGCAGGGCTCGAGCGAGCCCCCGATGCAGCAAGATCCAAACCAGACTCCGTTTGCCCAGCCCCAGTATGGTGACTATGGTGCACAGGGCAATGCTCAGCAGCCATACGGGCAGCCGCAGTACGGGCAGCAGTCCCCATATGCCCAGCCGCAGTATGGCCAATATGCCCAAGGGGGCGGCCAGCAGTACGGGCAGCCGGACTACACGCAGAACATGCCGAATTACGCTCCGTATGGCCAGTACAACCAAAGCCAGTACGGCAATGGTTACTCGCCGGAGCCCACGACATGGAACGGTTTGTGCATCGCGGGTTTCGTGTGCTCGTTCCTCGTTCCGATTGTGGGGCTGATCCTGTCGATCGTCGCGCTCACCCAGATCAACAGGACTGGTGAAAAGAGTCGCGGCATGGCCATCGCCGGTATTGTGATCAGCATCGTCGTCTGGGTGTTCTCCTTCGCTTGGGTGGGTGCGCTGGGCGGAATGTTCTAG
- a CDS encoding glycosyltransferase, giving the protein MLKVSIIIPAWNEEERIVDCLDNATRQTVMPHEVLVVDNRSTDHTAEIVERYIAEHPDLPVKLLHQDEEQGLIPTRNYGLNHATGDILGRVDADCMLKPDWVEVVRGIFTEDAEAMGATGPVTYYDMPAHKIALRGDDSVRRHTYRADGGQVLLFGSNMALRASAWKLIHDEVCLDKEDVMHEDIDISLHLLGRGLKTVYSGRMICGISARRMDTSFKSFRNYMRRFKNTFAAHPEHWRNHKSERTLYLMYPWLHAMFPIYRQYLESKDINPAVRIWFREQAKLARKEGDPLADLPGIEKFVEETPTDIPGLEEIDENIAFDPDAAPQSEDSSNAGATTA; this is encoded by the coding sequence ATGCTGAAAGTCTCAATCATCATCCCAGCGTGGAACGAAGAGGAACGCATCGTCGATTGTCTCGACAACGCAACCCGCCAGACGGTGATGCCGCACGAGGTGCTCGTGGTGGACAACCGTTCCACCGACCATACCGCGGAAATCGTGGAGCGCTACATCGCCGAGCATCCGGACCTCCCGGTCAAGCTGCTCCATCAGGATGAGGAGCAGGGTCTCATTCCGACGCGAAACTACGGACTCAACCATGCCACCGGCGACATTCTCGGACGTGTGGATGCCGACTGCATGCTCAAGCCGGATTGGGTGGAAGTGGTGCGAGGCATCTTCACCGAGGATGCCGAGGCAATGGGAGCCACCGGCCCGGTCACCTATTACGACATGCCCGCCCACAAAATCGCATTGCGCGGCGACGACAGCGTGCGCCGCCACACCTACCGCGCGGACGGCGGTCAGGTGCTGCTGTTCGGCTCCAACATGGCATTGCGCGCTTCGGCATGGAAGCTCATTCACGACGAGGTGTGCCTCGACAAGGAGGATGTGATGCACGAAGACATCGACATCTCGCTGCACCTGCTTGGACGTGGACTCAAGACCGTGTATTCCGGCCGTATGATCTGCGGCATCTCCGCACGCCGCATGGACACATCGTTCAAATCGTTCCGCAACTACATGAGGCGCTTCAAGAACACCTTCGCAGCGCATCCGGAGCATTGGCGCAACCACAAGTCGGAGCGCACACTGTACCTGATGTACCCATGGCTGCACGCGATGTTCCCGATCTACCGCCAGTACCTGGAATCGAAGGACATCAACCCGGCCGTGCGCATCTGGTTCCGCGAACAGGCCAAGCTCGCGCGCAAGGAAGGCGACCCGCTTGCCGACCTGCCGGGCATCGAGAAGTTCGTGGAGGAGACGCCGACTGACATTCCCGGTCTCGAGGAGATCGACGAGAATATTGCCTTCGATCCGGATGCCGCACCGCAATCCGAGGATTCCTCGAACGCAGGGGCCACAACCGCATAG
- a CDS encoding AI-2E family transporter: protein MSEESKQKLDVASLFPSKGDPRRPPEWYGRALFYAVIAVYLGWFVFTSYGKITYIVFDIVIALFLALAVEPLVIRLIKHGWKRGVASVTCLTSLLVIVIVLMALFGNMFVQQMISMVKGLPDLYNQFAAFVDAKTHFKLPEMNDLGGEIMKNIKGSWVTDFAGQAVSTTMGVLGQILNLTTALMVAFYISIAGPKLRRSVCQWIAPRSQRRFLMVWTVVQDQISGFLFSRSILAAINAACMSVFLMIIKVPYWLPLALFCGIVSQFVPTLGTYIGGALPVLFAWGERGIGYAIGVVVFITVYQQIENLVLSPKISERTMDLNPCIAFLTVLFFGSIFGAAGAFLALPITASIQVLLKVAMKRYPLVDMPLMSDPEPNKKSKMVEAADAINEHVIKPVSDHMPRQAKGSSAHVSFDDDHIQYLREQMYGSDREDDAASGYAHSESEESPTMAIPKHLLERHAGEGLQYKPRRGVPGKGESQDEVDIVRKTDTAESSTPVESERTDSDGAKPSVATTTGTKPKNPRSQWS, encoded by the coding sequence ATGAGCGAGGAAAGCAAGCAGAAACTGGACGTGGCGTCGCTGTTCCCATCAAAGGGCGATCCCAGGAGGCCGCCAGAGTGGTATGGCCGCGCGTTGTTCTATGCCGTGATAGCCGTCTACCTCGGTTGGTTCGTGTTCACGTCGTACGGCAAGATCACATACATCGTGTTCGACATCGTGATCGCGTTGTTCCTGGCCCTTGCGGTGGAGCCGTTGGTCATTCGACTGATCAAGCACGGTTGGAAACGCGGTGTCGCATCGGTGACCTGCCTGACCAGCCTGCTGGTCATCGTGATCGTGCTCATGGCGCTGTTCGGCAACATGTTCGTGCAGCAGATGATCTCCATGGTCAAGGGGCTGCCCGATCTGTACAACCAGTTCGCCGCCTTCGTGGACGCGAAAACCCATTTCAAGCTGCCCGAGATGAACGATCTTGGCGGCGAGATCATGAAGAACATCAAGGGATCATGGGTCACCGATTTCGCAGGTCAGGCGGTGAGCACCACGATGGGGGTGCTTGGGCAGATACTGAATCTGACGACAGCGCTCATGGTGGCGTTCTACATCTCGATCGCCGGCCCGAAGCTGCGCCGGAGCGTGTGCCAGTGGATCGCTCCGAGATCTCAGCGCCGCTTCCTCATGGTGTGGACCGTGGTGCAGGATCAGATTTCCGGGTTCCTGTTCTCGCGTTCCATCCTCGCCGCGATCAACGCGGCCTGCATGTCGGTGTTCCTGATGATCATCAAGGTGCCGTACTGGCTGCCTCTGGCTTTGTTCTGCGGCATTGTCTCGCAGTTCGTCCCGACTCTTGGAACCTATATCGGTGGCGCATTGCCGGTGTTGTTCGCCTGGGGTGAGCGCGGAATCGGTTACGCCATTGGCGTCGTGGTGTTCATCACCGTGTACCAGCAGATCGAGAATCTGGTGCTTTCTCCGAAGATCTCGGAACGTACGATGGATCTGAACCCCTGCATCGCATTCCTCACCGTCCTGTTCTTCGGCTCGATATTCGGCGCGGCAGGAGCCTTCCTCGCATTACCGATCACCGCCAGCATCCAAGTGCTGCTCAAGGTGGCCATGAAACGGTATCCGCTGGTCGACATGCCGTTGATGAGCGATCCGGAGCCGAACAAGAAGTCGAAGATGGTGGAGGCCGCGGATGCGATCAACGAACATGTGATCAAACCGGTCAGCGACCATATGCCACGACAGGCCAAGGGTTCCAGCGCGCATGTCTCCTTCGACGACGACCATATTCAGTATCTGCGTGAGCAGATGTACGGCAGCGACCGCGAAGACGACGCTGCGAGCGGATATGCCCATTCTGAATCGGAGGAATCACCGACCATGGCGATTCCGAAGCACTTGCTCGAACGTCATGCAGGCGAAGGACTCCAATACAAGCCGCGCAGGGGAGTTCCCGGCAAGGGCGAGTCGCAAGATGAGGTCGATATCGTTCGCAAGACCGATACTGCCGAGTCTTCGACTCCGGTAGAATCTGAGCGGACGGATTCGGATGGCGCAAAGCCTTCCGTCGCCACAACAACCGGAACCAAACCAAAGAACCCTAGGAGCCAGTGGAGCTGA
- a CDS encoding glycosyltransferase family 2 protein, translating into MAILDVLDLLLVIVGGVSIAYQGFCILVSLFAKPVTFPTAPMDKRYAVLISARNEEQVVGNLIRDIQSQSYPSRLIDIWLVADNCDDGTAQLARDLGCHVVERFNQQQVGKGYALTYLLNAMIDSKASDQYDAFFVFDADNRLDKHYFEEMNKAYQSGFRILTSYRNSVNLSENWVSSGSALWFIRESRFVSASRMWLGNSCHVGGTGFMFSQEVMRRNQGWKFHLLTEDLEFTMDSVLHGDRIGYVGSAILYDEQPVTFAQSWRQRLRWSKGFLQVFRYYGPALIRRAIQERDFSSIDLTLFICPFTVLAIIRVLLGTVFAACGFISWSSQGAALFNWMLGVVSSMVFMMVLAGLTMVVERKQIGASNRELFAYALSFPIYILSYVPISFQAVFAKAQWKPIEHQGSSGAENPRIREQDREERAMAS; encoded by the coding sequence ATGGCAATACTCGACGTTCTCGATCTGCTTCTCGTCATCGTGGGCGGTGTGAGCATCGCCTACCAGGGATTCTGCATTCTCGTCTCCCTGTTTGCCAAGCCGGTCACGTTCCCCACCGCCCCGATGGACAAGCGGTACGCCGTGCTCATCTCCGCGCGAAATGAAGAACAGGTGGTGGGTAACCTCATTCGCGACATCCAATCGCAGAGCTATCCCAGCAGGCTCATCGACATCTGGCTCGTGGCCGACAACTGCGACGATGGCACCGCGCAGCTCGCCCGCGACCTCGGCTGCCATGTGGTGGAACGGTTCAACCAGCAGCAGGTGGGCAAGGGCTATGCACTGACGTACCTGCTCAACGCGATGATCGATTCGAAGGCCTCCGACCAATACGATGCGTTCTTCGTGTTCGACGCCGACAACCGCCTCGACAAGCATTACTTCGAGGAGATGAACAAGGCCTACCAATCCGGTTTCCGCATTCTGACGAGCTACCGCAATTCGGTGAACCTTTCGGAGAACTGGGTGAGCTCCGGTTCGGCATTGTGGTTCATTCGCGAATCCAGATTCGTGAGCGCCTCGCGCATGTGGCTTGGCAACAGCTGCCATGTGGGTGGCACCGGATTCATGTTCTCGCAGGAGGTGATGCGCCGCAATCAGGGGTGGAAGTTCCATCTGCTCACTGAAGACCTCGAGTTCACCATGGACTCCGTGCTGCATGGCGATCGCATCGGGTACGTGGGCTCGGCAATCCTCTACGATGAGCAGCCGGTCACCTTTGCGCAGAGTTGGCGTCAACGGCTGCGTTGGAGCAAGGGCTTCCTGCAGGTGTTCCGCTATTATGGCCCGGCGCTCATTCGCCGTGCGATCCAGGAGCGCGATTTTTCGTCCATCGACTTGACGCTGTTCATTTGCCCGTTCACAGTGCTCGCGATCATTCGCGTCCTGCTCGGCACCGTCTTCGCCGCCTGCGGGTTCATCTCATGGTCGAGCCAGGGCGCCGCGTTGTTCAATTGGATGCTCGGCGTCGTCTCGTCGATGGTGTTCATGATGGTGCTGGCGGGGCTCACGATGGTGGTGGAACGCAAGCAGATTGGCGCTTCGAACCGTGAGTTGTTCGCCTATGCGCTGAGCTTCCCGATTTACATTCTGAGCTATGTGCCTATTTCGTTCCAGGCCGTGTTCGCCAAGGCGCAGTGGAAGCCGATCGAGCATCAGGGCTCCTCGGGTGCCGAGAATCCGCGTATTCGCGAACAAGACCGCGAAGAGCGTGCCATGGCCAGCTGA
- a CDS encoding ABC transporter ATP-binding protein: MTQIMQQSIAAPAPVPADPSMAVSIRGLYKRYDDKVAVNGLSLDIPTGSFYGLVGPNGAGKTTTINMMTGMLKPDAGMVLVLGKDVWHDVNAVKREIGLMPQPDQIFDRLTGRQLLVYSGMLRSMPRAESLERANDLMHAFDLLDAADKPVFDYSAGMTKKICLATAMIHSPRVLVLDEPFEAVDPVSSSNIRDILSAYVSTGGTVIISSHVMSMVERMCTHVAVINKGQVVAAGTVDQVAGGEDLDERFLQLVGGRHDTMHLDWLNGGVHAADEAVSVPHDDHQNGGRA; the protein is encoded by the coding sequence ATGACACAGATTATGCAACAGTCGATTGCCGCTCCTGCTCCGGTGCCGGCCGACCCGTCCATGGCGGTCTCCATTCGGGGTCTGTATAAGCGGTATGACGACAAAGTGGCTGTCAATGGCCTCTCGCTCGACATCCCGACTGGTTCGTTCTATGGACTGGTGGGGCCGAACGGCGCGGGCAAGACCACGACGATCAACATGATGACCGGAATGCTCAAGCCCGATGCGGGCATGGTACTCGTTCTGGGCAAGGATGTGTGGCACGATGTCAACGCCGTCAAGCGTGAGATCGGCCTCATGCCGCAGCCCGACCAGATTTTCGACAGATTGACGGGCCGCCAGTTGCTCGTCTATTCCGGCATGCTGCGCAGCATGCCGCGTGCCGAGTCCCTGGAGCGGGCCAACGACCTCATGCACGCATTCGACCTGCTCGATGCGGCCGACAAACCGGTGTTCGACTATTCGGCCGGCATGACCAAGAAGATCTGTCTGGCCACCGCAATGATCCATAGTCCACGCGTGTTGGTGCTCGACGAACCCTTCGAGGCGGTGGATCCGGTGTCAAGCTCGAACATCCGCGACATTCTCTCCGCATACGTCTCCACCGGGGGCACGGTGATCATTTCGTCGCATGTGATGTCGATGGTGGAACGCATGTGCACGCATGTGGCCGTGATCAACAAGGGGCAGGTGGTCGCCGCCGGAACCGTGGATCAGGTCGCCGGTGGTGAGGATCTCGATGAGCGCTTCCTGCAACTGGTGGGCGGCCGCCATGACACCATGCATCTCGACTGGCTCAATGGAGGTGTGCATGCGGCTGACGAGGCCGTCTCCGTGCCACATGATGACCATCAGAACGGTGGTCGGGCATGA